From the genome of Hymenobacter cellulosilyticus, one region includes:
- the secF gene encoding protein translocase subunit SecF — translation MGKRKIAYAVSTIFIIIGFVLMAVQGGPNLGVDFRGGRSYVVDFNKAEVASDIKESLADDFQGAGTEVKTFGSPTRLRITTGYLAEDESTAADEKVQNALLAGLKQYGADNPQIKSTSKVGATIADDIKKTSVLSLGLTLLGIFVYVLFRFEKWQYSMAAVVALFHDALLVIAAYPIARLFGLNYEMDQIFVAAVLTIIGFSMNDTVVIYDRIREYLRENPHLTFAQVVNPALNSTFSRTMITFTTVFLVVIVLYIFGGETLRSFSFAMIVGIIFGTYSSLFIATPIILDTYGRKEARERGTTTSTVITDADAPKLSTTVQ, via the coding sequence GTGGGCAAGCGCAAGATTGCCTATGCCGTTTCGACCATCTTCATCATCATCGGCTTCGTGCTGATGGCCGTGCAGGGTGGCCCCAACCTGGGGGTTGACTTCCGCGGTGGCCGCAGCTACGTGGTTGATTTCAACAAGGCTGAAGTTGCTTCCGACATCAAAGAATCGTTGGCCGATGACTTCCAGGGTGCTGGTACGGAGGTAAAAACCTTTGGCTCGCCGACCCGCCTGCGCATCACCACCGGCTACCTGGCCGAGGATGAAAGCACCGCTGCCGACGAGAAAGTGCAGAACGCGCTGCTGGCTGGCCTGAAGCAATACGGCGCCGACAATCCGCAGATCAAGAGCACCTCGAAAGTAGGCGCTACCATTGCCGACGACATCAAGAAGACTTCGGTACTGAGCCTGGGCCTGACCCTGCTGGGTATCTTCGTCTACGTATTGTTCCGCTTCGAAAAGTGGCAGTACTCGATGGCGGCCGTAGTGGCCCTGTTCCACGACGCCCTGCTGGTTATTGCTGCCTACCCCATTGCCCGTCTGTTCGGTTTGAACTACGAAATGGACCAGATCTTCGTGGCCGCCGTGCTGACCATCATCGGCTTCTCGATGAACGACACCGTGGTTATCTACGACCGGATCCGGGAATACCTGCGCGAGAATCCGCACCTGACGTTTGCCCAGGTAGTAAACCCGGCCCTGAACAGCACGTTCTCCCGCACGATGATTACGTTTACCACCGTATTCCTGGTAGTAATCGTACTCTACATCTTCGGTGGTGAGACGCTGCGTTCGTTCTCCTTCGCCATGATCGTGGGTATTATCTTCGGTACGTACTCGTCGCTGTTTATCGCTACGCCGATTATCCTCGACACTTACGGCCGCAAGGAAGCCCGCGAGCGTGGCACGACCACTTCGACGGTCATCACCGACGCCGACGCTCCCAAGCTATCGACCACAGTTCAATAA
- a CDS encoding RNA polymerase sigma factor, which translates to MPQPDHDPEMLVALLAGCQRAERDAQRRLYGLYYNFAMSICLRYTRTRDAAMEAVNDGFLKVFRDVSRFDVARHEVSGSFRGWLKRIMIHTAIDHYRSQEKHQHQQELNDVAFAEADTGHSALDTLSYDELLHLIQQLSPAYRTVFNLYVIDGFTHEEVSTQLGISVGASKSNLSKARAHLKHLLKQTNHHAYAGYVG; encoded by the coding sequence GTGCCCCAACCTGACCACGACCCCGAGATGCTTGTTGCCCTACTGGCTGGCTGCCAGCGGGCGGAGCGCGACGCGCAGCGGCGGCTGTATGGGCTGTACTATAACTTTGCCATGAGTATCTGCCTGCGCTACACCCGCACCCGCGACGCGGCCATGGAGGCTGTCAACGACGGGTTCCTGAAGGTGTTCCGCGACGTGAGCCGTTTCGACGTGGCCCGCCACGAAGTCAGCGGCTCGTTTCGGGGCTGGCTCAAGCGCATCATGATTCACACGGCCATCGACCATTACCGCAGTCAGGAAAAGCATCAGCACCAGCAGGAGCTCAATGACGTGGCTTTTGCCGAAGCCGACACCGGCCATTCCGCTCTCGATACCCTTTCCTATGATGAGCTGCTGCACCTGATTCAGCAGCTTTCCCCGGCTTACCGCACGGTTTTCAACCTTTACGTCATCGACGGTTTTACCCACGAAGAAGTAAGCACCCAGCTGGGCATCTCAGTGGGAGCTTCGAAATCCAACCTGTCCAAGGCGCGTGCCCACCTAAAGCACCTTCTTAAACAAACCAACCACCATGCGTACGCCGGATATGTCGGATGA
- a CDS encoding YceI family protein encodes MKTLLLLGLCLLLPPAAQAQSKYSTQDGMIRFFSGTPLEDIEGRSTQAAGVLDLNTGKVAFSVPMKSFIFKRTLMQEHFNENYVESDKYPKATFVGRIAGFQAGQLPAAGPGRCR; translated from the coding sequence ATGAAAACGCTGTTATTACTCGGGCTCTGCCTGCTGCTGCCGCCCGCCGCCCAGGCCCAGAGCAAATACTCGACCCAGGACGGAATGATCCGCTTTTTCTCCGGCACGCCCCTGGAAGACATAGAGGGCCGTAGCACCCAGGCGGCCGGCGTACTGGACCTGAACACGGGCAAAGTGGCCTTTAGTGTGCCTATGAAGTCGTTCATTTTCAAGCGGACCCTGATGCAGGAGCACTTCAATGAAAACTACGTGGAATCGGACAAGTACCCAAAGGCCACATTTGTGGGCCGGATTGCGGGCTTTCAGGCCGGGCAGCTACCGGCGGCCGGCCCCGGCCGGTGCAGGTAG
- a CDS encoding YceI family protein, with product MQVEGDLTIHGVKRRVKVPGTLELKNNRLLVTSKFAVAPADYNIEIPALVRDNIAKSMEVTLAFSCDPAPTSQTAVAR from the coding sequence GTGCAGGTAGAAGGCGACCTGACTATTCACGGGGTGAAGCGCCGGGTGAAAGTGCCGGGTACGCTGGAGCTGAAAAACAACCGCCTGCTGGTAACCTCCAAGTTTGCGGTGGCCCCAGCCGACTACAATATCGAAATTCCGGCCCTGGTCCGCGACAATATTGCCAAGAGCATGGAAGTCACCCTGGCCTTCAGCTGCGACCCAGCGCCCACGTCCCAAACCGCCGTTGCCCGATGA
- a CDS encoding DUF5777 family beta-barrel protein, translated as MQHRFGTLNSGAYNFFGLDQAVLRLSFEYGLTDRLALGVGRSSQEKTFDGFVKYKALRQSTGTHAMPVSLTLLATSALTSLKFAEPERTDKTRLTYTYQALIARKFSSSLSVQLMPTLVHRNFVDTKRDQNDVYALGAAVRQKLTKRLALTADYFYLLPGSTADAMRNALGVGVDIETGGHVFQLHFTNAQGMQESLFVPRTTGNFFDGDIYFGFNVSRAFTVKSR; from the coding sequence ATTCAGCACCGCTTCGGGACGCTCAACAGCGGGGCCTATAACTTCTTCGGCCTCGACCAGGCCGTGCTGCGCCTAAGCTTCGAGTACGGCCTCACCGACCGGCTGGCTCTGGGTGTGGGCCGCAGCTCCCAGGAAAAAACCTTCGACGGCTTCGTCAAATACAAGGCCCTGCGGCAAAGCACCGGCACCCACGCCATGCCGGTTTCGCTGACGCTGCTAGCCACGTCGGCCCTTACCTCGCTGAAATTCGCGGAGCCTGAGCGCACCGACAAAACCCGACTGACCTACACCTACCAGGCCCTGATTGCGCGCAAGTTCAGTTCGTCGTTGTCGGTGCAGCTTATGCCCACGCTGGTGCACCGCAACTTCGTGGACACCAAGCGGGACCAAAACGACGTGTACGCCCTGGGCGCGGCCGTGCGGCAGAAGCTCACCAAGCGCCTGGCTCTCACGGCCGACTACTTCTACTTGCTGCCCGGCTCCACCGCCGATGCTATGCGCAACGCCCTGGGTGTAGGCGTCGATATCGAAACCGGCGGCCACGTGTTTCAGCTGCACTTCACCAATGCCCAGGGCATGCAGGAAAGCTTGTTTGTACCCCGCACTACCGGCAACTTCTTCGACGGCGACATCTACTTCGGCTTCAATGTGAGCCGGGCCTTTACCGTCAAAAGCCGGTAG